A stretch of DNA from Pseudomonadales bacterium:
TCGGCGACCGAAGTAAAAAGCTCCGGCATCACCCGCAGGTAGTACGGCGGCTCGGTGGATCGCCGGTTCAGATAATAGTTCTCGATGAAGCGCACCCCGTAGTCGGCCCCGACCAGGTTCTGGTAGGCGTGATGAGCAATGCGGGCGGCCGCCTGAAACTGCGCCTCGAAGGCCGGTGTGGCGAAGGCCTCTTCAAATACGCTGGTCGGCGCCCACTGACCCGCACCGACACTGGAAGTGCTGTGCCGCAGGGTGTCTCTTGTGTAAATCGTTACCCGCCAGCCGGCATCCTGGAGTAATCGAGCGGTGGTCAGCCCCATGACGCCGCTGCCGAGCACGGCGGCATCTCCTGCCGGCAACGACTGTGCTTCGCGCACGGCCAGCGCAGAGGACCCCCAGGACAGGGACAGGCCACCGCCGCCGTGGCCGTAGTTGTGGACGATTTCCTTGTCGTCGAGCCGCTCCCGGCGAACCACAAAACCCGAGCGACGGTAAGGTCGCAGCCCTACAACGACCCGCACTATACGGTCCATGGATATCCTTGGCGCAACAAACGGCCTGCGGGAGAGCGGGCGTGAATAGCGATCGAGCCTGACCGCTGCAGGCACGGCAGCACAGCCGGTCAGCGAAGCCGCCGCAGCAGCCCCCAGGCCGGTGAGCGCGCGGCGCCGGGTCATCTTCAGCGACTGTTGCAATGGGGGCTCCATCCCGGATCGGAAGGACCATTCTAGCGGGCATGGGATATCCGGACAGCCGGTTGATCGAAGGCGACTCCGCCATTCAGGCGTGGCATGTCGGAAACTCTTTCCGCACAGTCACTAAACCATCCGGTTGCAGGGAGCGTCTGAACGGAGGAAGAGGATCAGGGATCCCGCGGTGAATGCGCCTTGGCGGACACAAATGACCATCGGCATCGACGAACAGGCAACCCTCGCGCTGATCGAGGCAGCCCGGGGTGGCAACCGGGATGCGTTCGCTGCCATCTTCCGCAGCCATCACCGGCGCATCTTTACCCTGTGTCTGCGGATGACCGGAGACACCGGCAGCGCGGAGGACCTGACCCAGGACACCTTCGTGCGGGTCTGGCGCAATCTGGACAGCTTTCGAGGCGGTGCGAAGTTTTCAACCTGGCTGCACAGGATCGCGGTCAATACAGTGATCTCCCATACCCGCCGGCACCGTCACTGGCTGAGCTGGCGCCGGGAGTCGCCGGACACGGTTCCGGAACTCCCCGCTCCCGCCGAATTCCCCGGAACCCAGCGGGATCTCGAAAGCGCCATCGTGCAGTTGCCTGAGCGGGCCCGGCAGGTATTCGTGCTCGTGGATGTCGAGGGCTACACCCATGACGAAGCCGCTGCGGCGCTGAAGATCGCACCCGGCACGAGCAAGGCACACCTGTTTCGAGCACGATCACTGTTACGGGAGCTGCTTGAATGAACGACAGCCTAAAGCCGGACTGGCTGCGCCGGCACCTTGATGACCTGCCGGAGGAGATCGACCCGCCTCGGGACCTCTGGCCAGGGGTCGCACAGCGTCTTACGGGCGGGTCACGCCTGCGCCGGGAGAAGTTCGCGATGGCCGCCGTGCTGGTGATCAGCGCAGGTTTCTCTCTCTTCGGCTGGCAGGCCTACCGCAATGCCGAATCCGAGCGCGCGGCAACAGCCGTCATGATTGCCGGGTTGCTGGCCCCCTACGAACAGGCCGGTGCAGAGGCGGCAGCGCGCTGGCAGGCGCTCGCCGCCCGGCTCGATCCACAGACGCGTTCGCTGTTCAGCGCCGAACGGGACAAGCTCGATGCCGCCCGAGCGCTGTTGCTGGAT
This window harbors:
- a CDS encoding FAD-dependent oxidoreductase — encoded protein: MQQSLKMTRRRALTGLGAAAAASLTGCAAVPAAVRLDRYSRPLSRRPFVAPRISMDRIVRVVVGLRPYRRSGFVVRRERLDDKEIVHNYGHGGGGLSLSWGSSALAVREAQSLPAGDAAVLGSGVMGLTTARLLQDAGWRVTIYTRDTLRHSTSSVGAGQWAPTSVFEEAFATPAFEAQFQAAARIAHHAYQNLVGADYGVRFIENYYLNRRSTEPPYYLRVMPELFTSVADLDTDQHPFPAPYVRRAVSLFIEPARFLRRIRDDFLLAGGRMVIRNFENLAAVLGLEEGVIFNCTGLGSKALFADDELTPIKGQLVFIPPDPAVDYLTVGGGSGNTYMFPRVGEIVLGGSYQKGDWSRNPEPEVTERIVGDNRRLFDNLRI
- a CDS encoding RNA polymerase sigma factor — encoded protein: MTIGIDEQATLALIEAARGGNRDAFAAIFRSHHRRIFTLCLRMTGDTGSAEDLTQDTFVRVWRNLDSFRGGAKFSTWLHRIAVNTVISHTRRHRHWLSWRRESPDTVPELPAPAEFPGTQRDLESAIVQLPERARQVFVLVDVEGYTHDEAAAALKIAPGTSKAHLFRARSLLRELLE